The following is a genomic window from Musa acuminata AAA Group cultivar baxijiao unplaced genomic scaffold, Cavendish_Baxijiao_AAA HiC_scaffold_1125, whole genome shotgun sequence.
GAAAAACGCCATCAGATTTCAAAGTAGCCCGATCTAATTCAAAAATTTCACCTAATTGGGCACGTCTAGCATATTTTTTTACAGTCGCAGGATCACTATAACTGACTCCATTGAGTTCGCCACCATAGAACTCAACAGTTACACCTACTTGTTCAACACTATACTTTGATTCTGCCCTTCTAAAAGGAACATCGGCTCTAACAATTCCGTCTCCATCTACCAAAACTACCGGAAATGTTTCAAAAAAGGTAGGCATACGACGTACAAAAAGCTCGCGCCCTTCTTTATCTCTAAAGACGGGGTGTCCTAACCACCCAACAGCTATTCCATCCCCGTTGTCCATTGACCCTGCTCTGAATAATCCCCCTTTTGCTGGATTATTACCAATGTAATCATAAAAAGCTAATTTTTCGGGAATTTTAGACCAAGCTTCCGATAAACTCAGATTTTGGGCTAGTCCGGCGCTAACTCTTCGATATATTTCTTGCTGAAAGTATCCCTGATCCCACTGATAACGAGTGGGACCAAATAATTCGATTGGGGTAGTTGCTGAACCATACCACATAGTTCCAGCAACAACGAAAGCTGCAAAAAAAACAGCAGCGATACTACTGGAAAGTACAGTTTCAATATTGCCCATACGTAATCCTTTGTATAGACGTTGAGGCGGACGGACACTAAGATGGAATAAGCCTGCTAATATGCCAATGTACCCGCTGCAATATGATGAGAGGCTATTCCTCCGGGAACAAAAGGATCAAAGCCTTCTGCGCCCCACGCTGGACTTACGGGTTGTACTTTTCCAGTTAGTCCATAAGGATCGGACACCCATATTCCAGGACCATACAAACCTGTTACATGAAATGCGCCAAAGCCAAAGCAAGCCAACCCTGAGAGAAATAAATGAATTCCAAAGATCTTAGGCAAATCCAAAGATGGTTTGCCCGTACGTTCATCACAGAATATTTCTAGGTCCCAATACACCCAATGCCAGATAGCTGCCAAGAAGCACAAGCCAGAAAACACAATATGTGCCCCTGCCACACCTTCATAACTCCAAATACCGGGATTCGTTACAGTTCCTCCTGAAATACTCCAACCACCCCACGAATTGGTTATTCCTAAACGAGTCATGAAGGGTATAACGAACATACCTTGTCTCCACATTGGATCAAGAGCGGGGTCAGAGGGATCAAAAACCGCTAATTCGTATAAAGCCATCGAACCGGCCCAACCAGCAACTAGGGCTGTATGCATTATATGGACAGAAAGCAATCGACCGGGATCATTCAATACGACAGTATGAACACGATACCAAGGCAAACCCATGGAAATACCCCtttatcaaagaaaaatagacACTATGTCACTTTATTTTATCGCATTGGAAAAGACTATACTATGTATCTAACCTTTTCAGTAGATTCCGTATGAGAAAGGGTTAATTTTTATTCCGTTCCATTGAAAATAATGGAACAATTCTGTTCGTAAGAACAAAGAGAAGCAGATCTATTCTATACCCGATAAGTACCAATACGCAATGGGAGGATTAGTTCTACTTTCGGGAAACGAATGCATAGATACTTGTTTATTACTCCAACGATTGATCCGTTAGTTAAAATTTTTCTTTATTCATTCTGTCTTACTCTATAAAATAAACCTTCCAATTTATGTATAAAAATCTATGTATAAAATACAATAAACAGAAAAAGGGATGAAGACGATAAAGCCATTGTTATGTTTCCACATTAAAGTGAAGTATAGTActcaattttttctttaatttaatgcCCGTTGGTGTTCCAAAAGTACCTTTTCGGAGTCCTGGAGAGGAAGATGCAGTTTGGGTTGACTTATAGTGCGACTTGTCAGACATATTGGGTTATATGGAATTTACCCGTTCTCTCCCTCGATCGAAATATCCTCTGTTTCGCCTAAGAAATATTGTATTGAGTGAACCATCAATCATTCGGAGCGTGAAGTGCAAttagatcaatttatttattttgaggatcAATTAGGAGAATTTATGGTTGacttggaaaaataaaaataaaataaagtaataaagtatccagataaaataaagtaataaagtatccagGCTCCGTTCAGAAAATACCAAATTGGTAATCCATGTAATGTATGATTACCGCTTGTATCATAAACGATTCTTATCCTTATTATAGGAGTGATTTCAAACGTCCAACCAATAACCAACGGAATAGTATGATGAGTACATCGAATGATTGGGGAAAGGCATGAaacgaattgaaaaaaaaaagtcgtaACAAAAAGAAGTGGTACTGAGACCATTTGCCCTATATGTGCAAATGGAATTCGGACAGATCTTTTCCCGGAGTAGAACATGAACCTAAAAGAATTGAAAAGGCCCAttcagaaacaagaaaattacatCGTGATTTGAATGTCGATGAAACAATACATCAATGAGAGAGATTTGTTCAATTTCAATAAGTTCagtaaattctttttttataggTAAGGAAGCCAAAACTCATCTCATGTCTTTTTAAAAATGGAAGCTttattagaaaaacaaaaacctattacagaaaaaaaaaaaaaaaaatagaactggAATCGACACATTGATTCTTTTTTCGCAATTTTTTGAACCGTATGCATCCAAAGGTGCACGtacagttcctaaaggaaccaattTTGTCCTAATCAACCGACTTCATCGAGAAAGATTACTTTTTTTAGGTCAAGAGGTTAATAGCGAGATCTCAAATCAAATTGTTGGTCTCATGGTATATCTCAGTATAGAAGATAATACTAGGgatctttttttgtttataaacTCTCCGGCGGATGGGTAGTATCAGGAATAGCTATTTATGATACTATGCAATTTGTGCCACCCGATGTGCATACAATATGCATGGGGTTAGCCGCTTCTATGGGATCTTTCATTCTGATCGGAGGAGAAATTACCAAACGTCTAGCATTCCCTCACGCTTGGCGCCAATgagtttttatttgaaaaaaaaagaaagactatGCCTTCGCCATATTGAATATGAATAATAAGTAATAATAGCATGGCACTTCGAGTTCGATATGAACAAACCATTATTGTTTTTTCATAACATGAGATTTTGTATCGAGATAGTAGTATGAAACAAAGGTTATTTCCGATTTGTTGATTTTATGTGTCGGGGGTACATTTCAGCGTCACAAACCATTTTTCTTCCACACCAGAAGTTTCTTTCTGATATTTATGTTATGGAAGAGtacgaaaatgaaaaaaaaaaagatcagtttTCCTTATTTGATCGTATCAGAAAGGCACTTTGGGATTGCTAAATCACAGACGAGATAAATATATAAAGCAACAGAACCATCATAGTATTTTTGACTCCTACGAAAGGAAGGGTGGTAAATGGATCATTCAACGATCTGAATCAGAtggattctctttctttcttagatagaatagaagagaagaaaaaagtaaATTCCATTGCGGAGCCGTATGCAACGCACAGAAGATGCCTGTACGGTTGTtcaatttcttcttgttattttttttttatcccttacATTAGCCCAATCATACGAGATAGAGGAACCGTTCATGATGTtatatcaatatcaatatatttagggtcatgattcatcaacctgctagttctttttatgaatcacgAACAGGGGAATTTGTCCTGGAAATGGAAGAACTACTGAAACTTCGTGAAACCCTCACAAAGGTTTATGTACAAAGAACGGGCAAGCCTTTATGGGTTGTATCCGAAGACATGGAAAGGGATGTTTTTATGTCAGCAACAGAAGCCCAAGCTCATGGCATTGTTGATCTCGTAGCGGTCGAAAATGAAAATACCGGGGATTTCGTGTAAATCCATTTCAAACCATAATTCGAATTTTTCTGTGATTTGGTATTGAATAGaaaaaattcataatcatcaatccAATCATCAGGTTAAGATCGATCTAAACCAACCCATTCCATTCtaattctatatatacatatatatatatacgacatgCCAACTATTAAACAACTTATTAGAAACGCAAGACAGCCGATAAGAAATGTTACGAAATCTCCCGCTCTTAGAGGATGTCCTCAGCGTCGAGGAACATGTACTAGGGTGTATGTGCGACTCGTTCAGATCA
Proteins encoded in this region:
- the LOC135666736 gene encoding photosystem II CP47 reaction center protein-like, whose product is MALYELAVFDPSDPALDPMWRQGLYGPGIWVSDPYGLTGKVQPVSPAWGAEGFDPFVPGGIASHHIAAAFVVAGTMWYGSATTPIELFGPTRYQWDQGYFQQEIYRRVSAGLAQNLSLSEAWSKIPEKLAFYDYIGNNPAKGGLFRAGSMDNGDGIAVGWLGHPVFRDKEGRELFVRRMPTFFETFPVVLVDGDGIVRADVPFRRAESKYSVEQVGVTVEFYGGELNGVSYSDPAT